TCAAAACCTCGCCGCCTTGTTGGCGCGCTTCGGCAAGCAGATATTCAAGTTTTCTGATTTTGTTGCCGGTTTCAGCCATGCCGGTCAAATCGTCGCGTTTGATATAAATATCCGGGCCGTTTAACTCCCCGCTGAAGCGCTGCAGTTTTTCCAACGGCGTGGGGAGGTGTGCAAAAATGATTCTTGAAGGAATGGTGATAGCCATTTTGACCTCCGATTAGCGATTACAACAGACGAAAACTGCCGATAATTTTTTCAATGTCATCGCGGTAAGTCGAGTAAGCCGCTTCGCTGGTTTGGCAAAAAATCGTATAGGCCACGCGATCCTTGATTAAATAAGTCGCGACCCAAACTTCCAACGGCATCAGCGCCTGCGGAATCTTGACAATAAAAATCGCGCCCTCGGCAACGTTGGTCTCGAGTTTGGTAACCGGCCAGATCACCTGGACCGTATCCTGCGGCGATTGATATTGATCCATGATTTCGTGCAAACTCTCTGCAGCCACAGCAAAGGCGGAGTAGAGTTCTTTGAGATTGAAAACGCCGACCGTGCAACGCGCGACAACCGTGTCCTGCAATTGCCGGGTGAGTTGCACAACGTTAGTGGTATTGGCGATGATCTCACGCACAAGCTCGGGCGAAGCTTGCGCCTTGCTCGGGGCTATTTCCGTGATCACCCAGTCACGGCTCGGCGCTTGAATTGAAAATCTAAAATCAGCATGACGATAAGTTAGATCATCAATCGTTGCAGGAGTTTGCTGAGACGCCTGCGAAGCAAGCTCGGCGCCCTTGCGCTGCAGGTTGATCATCAAAGTAACCACGAGTACCAGCAGAATGGCCATGAAGAAAACGCGCGTGCGGCTGATCAGCGGTGTTGCCTTTGATGAAGATTGGGTTGAAGGATTGAGCATAGGACAATTCAAACATCTGATTCATGCGCGGGCAACGGAAGCGAGCGTTGCCAGTGCAGCAGTTCCTGCATGGTAAAGACTGGTGTGGCGCCCGGCTTGGTGCAAACGAATGCGCCCGCCAGATTGGCGAAGGTTGCAATCTCCGGCAAGGGCGTCTGGCGCAGGTATTTGTGCATCAATCCTGCAGAAAAAGCATCGCCCGCGCCGGTGGTATCAACAACGTTGACCGACAAGCCTGGCAGGCGGCAACTCTCATGCCGGCTAAACAATTCGCAGCCGTTGTTGCCATAGGTAATGGCGATCAACGATAAATCGTATTCGTGCATGAGATATTCAACGAAGTGCGCGGTGCTATCGCCGTCGCGCCGGAGCACGCGCCGCAAGATCTCCGTTTCACTGTCGTTCATTTTTAAGATGTCGGCCAATTCGAGCGAGGGCGGAAGAATTTTGAGCAAGCTCGCTTCGCTGGCGCGCGTATTCATATCGAAAATTTTGACCGCGCCATGAGCCGCGCGCAGAAACTGCAAGATGTTTTCGCGGGCAACGGTGGAACGCTGCGCCAACGTTCCAAACATGACGGCATCACAGTTTTGCGCCACTTTCTCGAGCGCCGGCGTGAATTTGAGATAATCAAATGCCACATCTTGCGAACATTGAAACGTTGGCACGCCCTTGATGTCGAGTGAGATCATCACGGTACCCGTGCCTTTTTTGCGGTCGAGCTGTATGTGGTCGGTTGCAAGCTTGCGTTCGCGCAGCGCGTGAATCAGGCCTTTGCCCATGCCATCATCACCGACTCGTGAAACGAGCAGGCCTTCATCACCCAGTTGATTTACGTGAATGGCGAAGTTGGCCGGCGCGCCGCCGAGATGCCGTTGATCTTGATAAATATCCCACAAGACTTCACCGAGGCCAACGATCTTGAATTTTTTATCGTGCATTTTGATGGGAGTGCCGTGTTCTAATAAAAATGAAATGGTACGGGCGTAAACGAAAACGCAAAAATCAGAAACGTCATACAGGCGACCACTTGCCGTTTGAAATCCAGCGGTTCGGCGTCATATTCGGTGGGCGGATGGCGATAGCCAAACCACAACAGCATGAGGATCA
This sequence is a window from Cytophagia bacterium CHB2. Protein-coding genes within it:
- a CDS encoding carbohydrate kinase; the encoded protein is MHDKKFKIVGLGEVLWDIYQDQRHLGGAPANFAIHVNQLGDEGLLVSRVGDDGMGKGLIHALRERKLATDHIQLDRKKGTGTVMISLDIKGVPTFQCSQDVAFDYLKFTPALEKVAQNCDAVMFGTLAQRSTVARENILQFLRAAHGAVKIFDMNTRASEASLLKILPPSLELADILKMNDSETEILRRVLRRDGDSTAHFVEYLMHEYDLSLIAITYGNNGCELFSRHESCRLPGLSVNVVDTTGAGDAFSAGLMHKYLRQTPLPEIATFANLAGAFVCTKPGATPVFTMQELLHWQRSLPLPAHESDV